TTCGAACACGGATCATTTAGCGCAACCATATTTGATCAAACCATTGAAGGGTTTCAGTCATCTATTTTCATTGGCACAGGTTATGTCCTGGCCAATGCGGGTAAACAAAGTACCCAAGGTATTGAGTTCGACTCTAATTATAACCTCACTGAAGATTGGTCATTTACCTTAGCGGGTACCTTCCTCGACCCTGTTTACGACTCGTTTGTTGGTGCATCAGGTTTAAACGGACCGGTTGATTTATCTGGCGAGAAACCGGCTGGTATTCATGAAGTCAGTATCACTGCCGGTATTGTGTATAACTTTGAAGTATTTAATGGTGCCGATGGCTATGTTCGTACCGATTACCTTTTCGAAAGTGATACTAAGCTGGCTGAAAATACCCCTGAATCATTATCTCGCGAGGTAAACACCTTCAACGCAAGTACGGGACTGGCATTTGATAATGGCGTCAGTTTACAGCTTTGGGTGCGTAACTTAACCAATGATGAATATCTGTTGTCGGCATTCCCACCTCCAATTCAAGCGGGCAGTTTTAATGGTTATCCAAATCAACCACGTACCTTTGGAGCCAATATTTCGTACCAATTTTAACTAGCTAAACAGTCTGCAGTGACGGTAATAGCGCTTTACTGCCACTGTAGACTTTTTTATTAACATCAAGATGAAGCAACTGATTTATATCGCTAATAACGCTATAAACTCACTATCAATAAAACAATAAGAGTGTCCTATATGTCTATAGAATCAATATTAAAAAACCATTACTCAGCACGCGCCTTTCTCGACAAACCGGTTGCCAAGGAAACCTTGGATTTGATTTTTGCCCATGCTCAGCTTTCTCCTTCCAATTGTAATGTGCAGCCATGGCAAACTTGTGTGGTTTCGGGTCAGACAAAAGACACATTAAAGCAAAAATTTATGCAAACTCTCATGAGCGGCGCCTCGCCAAATCCTGACTTTAATTGGCTACCGCAATATCAAGGTATTCATCGTGATCGTCAATTTGGCTCAGCGAATGCGTTGTATAGTGCAATCGGTGTAGCACGAGAAGACAAAAAAGCCCGTCAAATGGCGATGGTACGTAACTGGCAGTTCTTTGATGCGCCACATGCGGTGTTTTTCACTATGGATAAATACTTAGACATTATGGGCGCTGTTGATTTAGGTATATATGCTCAAACACTGTCATTGATTATGGCAGATCACGGCATATCAAATTGCATGCAAGGTGCATTAGGGCAATTCCCCGACCCAGTAAGAGAAATATTAAACCTCCCTGCCGAGCGCGGTATTTTATTTGGGATGTCTTTTGGTTACGCCGATGACAGTGCAGCGGTAAACAATACCCGTACCGATCGTGAATCCATTGAAAACGCTGTGGCATTTTTCGATTAACCAGTCATGACTAATGAGATTGAATATGAAACTAGAGCATAAAAATATTTTAGTGGATAACGTCAATATTCATTATGTTGAATCAGGGCAATCTACCGAAGCAAATAACGTATCTGCTGTCGCTGACATCACTGCGCTCAAACCGACAATAATATTTTTGCATGGATTTCCTGAGTATTGGGGTACATGGTCAGCTCAACTGAGTTTTTTCTCACCACATTATCGTGTTATCGCACCCGATTTGCCGGGATATAATCTAAGCGATAAACCAGACGATGTCAGCTTTTATGCGGTACCCAATCTTATCGGCTTTATGGCCAAGTTTATTGCTGCAATTAGCCCTACTC
The nucleotide sequence above comes from Shewanella sp. Arc9-LZ. Encoded proteins:
- a CDS encoding nitroreductase, yielding MSIESILKNHYSARAFLDKPVAKETLDLIFAHAQLSPSNCNVQPWQTCVVSGQTKDTLKQKFMQTLMSGASPNPDFNWLPQYQGIHRDRQFGSANALYSAIGVAREDKKARQMAMVRNWQFFDAPHAVFFTMDKYLDIMGAVDLGIYAQTLSLIMADHGISNCMQGALGQFPDPVREILNLPAERGILFGMSFGYADDSAAVNNTRTDRESIENAVAFFD